One part of the Olleya sp. YS genome encodes these proteins:
- the cdd gene encoding cytidine deaminase — protein sequence MKEVKIETTLQVFDNINELSKDIQDLMRHASDARGNAYAPYSKFSVGAAILLDNKEVVTGSNQENASYPSGLCAERTAIYYAGAKYPDAKILKIAIIAGSQSHPTLTPIPPCGACRQAIAEYEVKQDAPIELYFMGETGKVVRSNSLANLLPLIFDKSAL from the coding sequence ATGAAGGAAGTTAAAATAGAAACCACATTACAAGTATTTGATAACATAAACGAGTTGTCAAAAGATATACAAGATTTGATGCGTCATGCTTCAGATGCTAGAGGTAATGCCTATGCGCCTTATTCAAAGTTTAGTGTTGGTGCTGCAATATTATTAGATAATAAAGAAGTGGTAACAGGAAGTAATCAAGAAAATGCATCTTATCCATCTGGATTATGTGCTGAGCGAACAGCAATTTATTACGCAGGTGCTAAATATCCTGATGCTAAAATACTTAAAATAGCCATAATAGCTGGATCACAAAGTCATCCAACATTAACACCAATCCCTCCATGTGGAGCGTGTCGACAAGCTATTGCAGAATACGAAGTCAAACAAGACGCTCCAATAGAGCTTTATTTTATGGGAGAAACAGGGAAGGTGGTGCGATCAAATTCTTTAGCAAACCTTCTACCATTAATTTTTGACAAATCAGCGTTATAA
- the porU gene encoding type IX secretion system sortase PorU, with protein MKKILLVLLLLYFTPLFSQEKKINLDWDKPKTYATSDYALTIPSFLPSENFSFDGVNGINFVEQWKINGYVNENSVSVTNINYLPISKSELRDLNIKSIPNTLEFSLKNATARNVNYAVFTLSPIIKDGNAYKKISSFTIRYTMSAASNRVSNTQAITNSVLNSGSWYRFEVTTSGVYKLSKSFLGQMGINVNGLDPRNIKLFGNGGKMMPFANNANFPFDPTENAIKVIGEEDGVFNDTDYILFYAQGPSADVNTSYINTNINPYTDKTVYYINISAGLGKRIQPFSQPTNAPTTTFNTFHDYKFYELDQNNIVFVGRRWFGERFGVENSRTFDFNFPNLITSEPIDLKVVTASVAVNETVFSVSVNNVLDGTFNINGSNTSNGVYATGGTYQKSLAVSGDNINITLDYDNQGNPSASAYLDYISIEATRALTFSGAQFHFKNNESTLSNGVASYVLTNASQVQEIWDVSNIYDVTSITNTNADATFSFNAPMGNLKTFITVSSQNYFEPNLAANSIVNNQNLKGTIFLNSQGQFQDIDYLMLTTQSHLSQAQRLAQINRDRNNLNVKVVTLDQIYTEFSSGNPDITGIRNFVKYVYDNASSPDNRVKYLCLFGDSSFDYKGRISNNTYNFPTWNAYNSFTLSNSFISDDFYAYVDPGEGVMDIFNNANKLDIAVGRILADSPLRAQQMVDKIEVYYSKEALGSWRNNFVVVSDDIDEAWEATLQETTDEIADEVTSFKPFINVTKIHSDSYQQEASAGGDRYPEVNEAISNAIERGAIMVNYFGHGGEDGLAFERIFQKPDAEALNNDCKLNLFVTVTCEFTRFDNPLRVTAGELIYWNKNAGAIALITTTRQIFVTVGKDFNKILKEYLFSYSTNDTYSDYEYPTVAEALRLAKNDPSFSNAQKNLAFYIGDPAMTLTIPQPNIRLTKINDVPIAQDTDVLQALSYAKLAGEVTDLNGNVLSDYNGILTTTIYDKEIERETLANDNVSENGQLIKLNFSTLGAIVFRGQATITNGQFEFDFVVPKDIGIPIGTGKVSFYATQNNSLDDKTGASIETLKIGGINPNAAEDNIGPTIQLYMNDESFVSGGITNESPTLIAKFEDDNGINTASGIGHDIVALIDGDEVNPYVLNDYYLTEVDDYTKGNLSFPFRNLEPGLHTLTLKAWDVYNNSAIAEIQFVVFNENENLVINNVLNYPNPFVNYTEFWFSHNSSEILDISVQIFTISGKLVRTLNGQTSLAGGKSVKSTSRDIVWDGRDDFGDKIGKGTYIYKLKVHSPSTNKSVEKIEKLVIL; from the coding sequence ATGAAAAAGATATTATTAGTACTACTATTACTTTATTTTACGCCATTATTTTCTCAAGAAAAAAAGATTAACCTAGATTGGGATAAGCCTAAAACTTATGCAACTAGCGATTATGCTTTAACGATTCCGTCGTTTTTGCCTTCTGAAAATTTTTCGTTTGATGGTGTTAACGGAATCAATTTTGTTGAGCAATGGAAAATTAATGGGTATGTAAATGAAAACTCTGTTAGTGTCACCAATATTAATTATTTACCTATATCCAAATCGGAGTTAAGAGACCTTAATATTAAATCCATACCTAACACTTTAGAATTCTCTTTAAAAAATGCAACCGCACGTAATGTTAATTATGCTGTTTTTACTTTAAGCCCTATTATTAAAGATGGTAATGCATATAAAAAAATAAGTTCTTTTACTATAAGATATACTATGAGTGCTGCTTCCAACAGAGTTAGTAATACACAAGCTATAACCAATTCAGTGTTAAACAGTGGTAGTTGGTATAGATTTGAAGTAACAACATCTGGAGTTTATAAATTATCAAAATCTTTTTTGGGCCAGATGGGAATAAACGTTAATGGGTTGGATCCAAGAAATATAAAATTATTCGGTAATGGCGGTAAAATGATGCCTTTTGCCAATAATGCTAACTTTCCGTTTGACCCAACAGAGAATGCAATAAAGGTCATTGGTGAAGAAGATGGCGTGTTTAATGATACAGATTATATCTTATTTTATGCTCAAGGTCCATCTGCAGACGTCAATACGTCCTACATAAACACCAATATTAATCCATACACAGATAAAACAGTATACTATATCAACATAAGTGCTGGATTAGGTAAACGCATACAACCATTTAGTCAACCAACTAATGCACCAACAACTACTTTTAATACATTTCATGATTATAAGTTTTATGAATTAGATCAAAACAATATTGTCTTTGTAGGAAGACGTTGGTTTGGAGAACGGTTTGGCGTAGAAAATTCTCGTACATTTGATTTTAATTTTCCAAACTTAATCACCTCAGAACCAATAGATTTAAAAGTGGTGACAGCTTCAGTAGCAGTTAACGAAACAGTATTTTCAGTATCAGTTAATAATGTGTTAGACGGAACTTTTAATATCAATGGTTCAAATACAAGTAATGGAGTCTACGCAACAGGCGGAACCTACCAGAAAAGTTTAGCGGTTTCTGGTGATAATATTAACATTACTTTAGATTATGATAATCAAGGTAACCCTAGTGCGTCAGCTTACCTAGACTACATATCTATTGAAGCAACTAGAGCACTTACGTTTTCAGGAGCACAATTTCATTTTAAAAATAATGAATCAACATTATCTAATGGTGTAGCTAGCTATGTATTGACTAATGCATCACAAGTTCAAGAAATTTGGGATGTTAGTAATATATATGATGTAACTTCTATAACAAATACTAATGCAGATGCTACGTTTAGCTTTAATGCACCAATGGGTAACTTAAAAACATTTATTACTGTAAGTTCTCAGAACTATTTTGAACCTAATTTGGCTGCTAATAGTATTGTTAACAATCAAAATTTAAAAGGGACCATATTTCTAAATAGCCAAGGTCAATTTCAGGATATAGATTATTTGATGTTAACCACGCAATCTCATTTATCTCAAGCACAACGATTGGCACAAATAAATAGAGATAGAAATAACTTAAATGTAAAAGTTGTTACACTAGATCAAATTTATACAGAATTTTCATCAGGAAATCCTGATATTACTGGAATAAGAAATTTTGTAAAATACGTATACGACAATGCTAGTTCACCTGATAACAGGGTGAAATACCTCTGTCTTTTTGGTGATTCTTCTTTTGATTATAAAGGCCGAATATCTAATAATACATATAACTTTCCAACATGGAATGCATATAACAGTTTTACATTATCAAATTCATTTATATCAGATGACTTTTACGCTTATGTAGATCCAGGTGAAGGTGTTATGGACATATTTAATAATGCTAATAAACTAGATATAGCTGTGGGTAGAATATTAGCAGATTCACCCTTACGAGCGCAACAAATGGTTGATAAAATAGAAGTTTACTATTCTAAAGAAGCGTTAGGTAGCTGGCGTAATAATTTTGTTGTTGTATCTGATGATATAGATGAAGCTTGGGAAGCAACCTTACAAGAAACCACTGATGAAATTGCAGATGAAGTCACATCTTTTAAGCCATTTATTAATGTGACCAAAATCCATTCAGATTCCTATCAACAAGAAGCCTCTGCAGGTGGTGACCGTTATCCAGAAGTTAACGAAGCTATTTCAAATGCTATCGAAAGGGGAGCTATTATGGTCAATTATTTTGGACATGGTGGTGAAGATGGATTAGCATTTGAGCGTATTTTTCAAAAGCCTGATGCAGAAGCTTTAAATAATGATTGTAAGTTAAATTTATTTGTAACTGTAACATGTGAGTTTACTCGTTTTGACAATCCGTTACGTGTAACAGCAGGTGAATTAATCTATTGGAATAAAAATGCAGGAGCAATAGCACTAATAACAACAACAAGACAAATTTTTGTAACCGTAGGAAAAGATTTTAATAAAATTTTAAAAGAATATTTGTTTTCATACAGTACAAATGATACTTATAGTGATTATGAGTATCCAACAGTTGCTGAAGCTTTAAGATTAGCTAAAAACGATCCAAGTTTTTCAAATGCACAAAAAAATCTAGCATTTTATATTGGTGATCCTGCAATGACATTAACAATTCCTCAACCTAATATTAGATTAACCAAAATAAATGATGTTCCAATCGCTCAAGATACAGACGTGCTTCAAGCATTAAGTTATGCTAAATTAGCAGGTGAAGTAACAGATTTAAACGGAAATGTACTTAGTGATTATAATGGTATTTTAACCACAACCATATACGATAAAGAAATTGAAAGAGAAACGCTTGCTAATGACAACGTCTCTGAAAATGGTCAATTAATAAAACTAAATTTTAGTACACTTGGAGCTATCGTATTTAGAGGTCAAGCTACAATAACAAATGGTCAATTCGAATTTGATTTTGTAGTCCCTAAAGATATTGGTATTCCGATAGGTACAGGTAAAGTTAGTTTTTATGCCACTCAAAACAATTCGTTAGACGATAAAACAGGAGCAAGTATCGAAACTCTTAAAATTGGAGGTATAAATCCAAATGCAGCAGAAGATAATATTGGTCCAACTATTCAGTTATACATGAATGACGAGTCTTTTGTCTCTGGAGGGATTACAAACGAGTCTCCAACCCTTATAGCAAAGTTTGAAGATGATAATGGTATAAATACGGCAAGTGGAATTGGTCATGATATAGTAGCATTAATAGATGGCGACGAGGTTAATCCTTATGTCTTAAATGATTATTATTTAACTGAAGTTGACGATTATACTAAAGGAAATTTAAGTTTTCCATTCAGAAACTTAGAACCAGGATTACACACCTTAACACTTAAAGCTTGGGATGTTTATAATAATTCGGCTATTGCAGAGATTCAATTTGTGGTTTTTAATGAAAATGAAAATTTGGTCATCAATAACGTTCTTAATTATCCTAACCCTTTTGTAAATTATACCGAGTTTTGGTTCAGCCACAACAGCTCAGAAATTTTAGATATTTCTGTTCAAATATTTACTATTTCCGGCAAATTGGTTAGAACATTAAATGGTCAAACTTCATTGGCTGGTGGTAAATCTGTTAAGTCAACTTCCAGAGATATTGTTTGGGATGGTCGTGACGATTTTGGAGATAAAATAGGAAAAGGAACTTATATTTATAAACTTAAAGTCCATTCACCAAGCACAAATAAATCAGTAGAAAAAATAGAGAAACTTGTAATCCTCTAA
- the gldJ gene encoding gliding motility lipoprotein GldJ — translation MNMKKVIVSRLLLIVAVSLTLVGCKRSGGSNTSRATGWQINDKDGGFQYNTKFKEQETAPGLVFIEGGTFTMGRVQDDVMHDWNNTPNQQHVQSFYMDETEVTNKMYLEYLDWIKRTYPPEEENFRAIYNGVLPDTLVWRNRLGYNEVMTENYLRHPGYGEYPVVGVSWIQAVEFANWRTDRVNELYLQKDGYLKQGSQFEATADSNFSTDTYINSPTQTFGGNEDILRGGKLKAQTNAAGEEINVYASRETGLISPKYRLPTEAEWEYAALGLSEIRSYNVYRGRKKYPWDGQYTRSGKRKIKGDQLANFKQGKGDYGGIAGWSDDGADITAEVKTYDPNDYGLYDMAGNVAEWVADVYRPIVDDEFNDFNYYRGNVYTKNVITEDGTVKVVGTDEIVFDTLPNGKVVPRDLPGEIATKPVDEEETYLRTNFDRSDNRNFRDGDTQSSRYYADRFGDEEGESTEDAATRKMYNAPKHNIEVDSTGNLIREYDKSNKRTSLINDEVRVYKGGSWKDREYWLDPAQRRYYPQNMATDYIGFRCAMSRVGSKSKGQRKSKN, via the coding sequence ATGAATATGAAAAAAGTAATTGTATCAAGGTTGTTATTAATCGTAGCGGTTTCCCTAACCTTGGTTGGTTGTAAAAGATCAGGTGGTTCAAACACTTCTAGAGCTACAGGATGGCAAATTAACGATAAAGATGGTGGTTTTCAGTACAACACCAAATTTAAAGAGCAAGAAACTGCTCCTGGTTTAGTTTTTATTGAAGGAGGAACTTTTACAATGGGTAGAGTCCAAGATGATGTCATGCATGATTGGAACAATACACCAAACCAACAACACGTTCAGTCTTTCTACATGGATGAAACTGAAGTTACAAATAAAATGTATTTAGAATATTTGGATTGGATTAAGAGAACTTATCCACCTGAAGAAGAAAATTTTAGAGCAATATATAATGGCGTATTACCAGATACTTTAGTTTGGAGAAATCGTTTAGGTTATAATGAAGTTATGACTGAAAACTATTTACGTCATCCAGGTTATGGAGAATATCCTGTAGTTGGTGTAAGTTGGATTCAAGCGGTAGAGTTTGCTAACTGGAGAACCGATCGTGTAAACGAATTATATTTACAAAAAGACGGATACCTAAAACAAGGTAGTCAATTTGAAGCTACAGCAGATTCGAACTTTAGTACTGATACCTATATTAACTCTCCAACACAAACTTTTGGAGGTAATGAAGATATTTTAAGAGGTGGAAAATTAAAAGCACAAACTAATGCAGCTGGAGAAGAAATTAATGTTTACGCATCACGTGAAACAGGATTAATCTCTCCAAAATACAGACTACCAACTGAAGCAGAATGGGAATATGCTGCTTTAGGTTTATCAGAAATTAGAAGTTACAACGTATACAGAGGTCGTAAAAAATATCCATGGGATGGACAATATACGCGTTCTGGAAAACGTAAAATAAAAGGAGATCAATTAGCAAACTTCAAGCAAGGAAAAGGAGATTATGGAGGAATTGCTGGATGGTCTGATGATGGTGCAGATATTACTGCTGAAGTAAAAACTTACGACCCTAACGACTATGGTTTATATGATATGGCTGGTAACGTTGCAGAATGGGTTGCTGATGTTTACAGACCGATTGTTGATGATGAGTTTAACGACTTTAATTACTACAGAGGTAATGTGTATACAAAAAACGTTATCACTGAAGATGGAACAGTTAAGGTTGTAGGAACAGATGAAATTGTTTTCGACACCTTACCAAACGGAAAAGTTGTACCAAGAGATTTACCTGGAGAAATTGCAACCAAGCCAGTTGATGAAGAAGAAACTTACTTAAGAACAAACTTTGATAGAAGTGATAACCGTAACTTCAGAGATGGAGACACACAATCGTCTCGTTACTATGCTGATAGATTTGGTGACGAAGAAGGTGAATCAACAGAGGATGCAGCTACACGTAAAATGTACAATGCACCTAAGCATAATATTGAAGTAGATTCAACTGGTAACTTAATCAGAGAATATGACAAATCGAACAAGCGTACCTCTTTAATCAATGACGAAGTTAGAGTATATAAAGGTGGGTCTTGGAAAGATAGAGAATACTGGTTAGATCCTGCACAGAGACGTTACTATCCACAAAATATGGCTACAGACTATATAGGGTTTAGATGTGCAATGTCTAGAGTTGGTTCTAAATCAAAAGGTCAGAGAAAATCTAAAAACTAA
- the murF gene encoding UDP-N-acetylmuramoyl-tripeptide--D-alanyl-D-alanine ligase, producing MNIESLHKLFLDCNTVSTDSRKVAENNMFFALSGDNFNGNVFAQDALKKGATYAIIDDKDYLTSDKTILVNDSLKTLQALANYHRQYLGLKIIALTGSNGKTTTKELIHTVLSQKYNTTATIGNLNNHIGVPLTLLSMTKQTEIGIVEMGANHQKEIEFLCQIAQPDYGYITNFGKAHLEGFGGVEGVIKGKSELYEYLVTNNKHIFLNADDAIQKEKLKHYIKKFGFSQNDSNYFKIEFLGANPFVTLKIEDTKIQSNLIGEYNFTNLSAATIIGKYFNVKIDAIKKAIESYIPTNNRSQIINKGNNTIILDAYNANPSSMEVALKHFSKQEQNNKIAILGDMFELGNSASEEHQNIAEFANSLNIDSIILIGEHFFKANINSSKVKQYQTFEEFKAKFKPITNSTLLIKGSRGMALERVLELL from the coding sequence ATGAATATTGAGAGTTTACACAAATTATTTTTGGACTGCAACACAGTAAGTACAGATTCAAGAAAAGTAGCAGAAAACAATATGTTTTTTGCTTTAAGTGGTGATAATTTTAATGGTAATGTTTTTGCACAAGACGCATTAAAAAAAGGCGCAACTTATGCTATAATTGATGACAAAGATTATCTAACTTCCGATAAAACTATTCTGGTTAATGACAGCCTTAAGACGCTTCAAGCATTAGCTAATTATCATAGACAGTATTTAGGTTTAAAAATTATTGCTTTAACAGGTAGTAACGGAAAAACAACAACTAAAGAACTTATACATACCGTATTATCTCAAAAATATAACACAACTGCTACAATAGGTAATTTAAACAACCATATTGGTGTACCACTCACCTTATTGTCTATGACTAAACAAACTGAAATTGGCATAGTAGAAATGGGAGCTAATCATCAAAAAGAAATAGAATTTCTATGTCAAATTGCACAACCAGATTATGGTTACATCACTAATTTTGGTAAAGCACATTTAGAAGGATTTGGAGGTGTAGAGGGTGTTATAAAAGGAAAAAGCGAATTATATGAGTATTTAGTGACTAATAATAAACATATATTTTTAAATGCTGACGATGCCATTCAAAAAGAAAAATTAAAGCATTACATCAAAAAATTTGGATTTAGTCAAAACGATTCTAACTATTTTAAAATAGAATTTTTAGGAGCCAATCCTTTTGTGACTTTAAAAATTGAGGATACTAAAATTCAATCCAACTTAATTGGGGAGTATAACTTTACTAATCTTAGTGCAGCAACAATCATTGGTAAATATTTTAATGTGAAAATTGATGCTATAAAAAAAGCTATAGAAAGTTATATACCCACTAATAATCGTTCTCAAATAATAAATAAAGGCAATAACACCATTATTTTAGATGCTTATAATGCTAATCCGTCAAGTATGGAAGTGGCTTTAAAACACTTTAGTAAACAAGAACAAAACAATAAAATTGCTATTTTGGGTGATATGTTTGAGCTAGGTAATTCAGCTTCAGAAGAACATCAAAACATTGCTGAATTCGCTAACTCATTAAATATAGATTCTATTATTTTAATTGGAGAACACTTTTTTAAAGCAAACATAAATAGTTCTAAGGTTAAACAATACCAAACATTCGAAGAATTTAAAGCCAAATTTAAACCCATAACAAACAGTACTCTTTTAATAAAAGGGTCCAGAGGTATGGCATTGGAGCGTGTTTTAGAACTGTTGTAA
- a CDS encoding Hsp70 family protein: protein MKTINFAIDLGTTNSLIANYNNGAIKIYNNPLGLKQTLPSCVAFRGNRTIIGDKALDYLEKDAENVCMLFKRKMGTQETYFIPSIDREVSPIELSSLILKELKNFVTDTDQLQTAVITIPASFDTIQSNATKKAGYLAGFKEVVLLQEPIAACLAFANQSNLDIEGSKHWIVYDFGGGTFDVALVEVNDRELKVIDNEGDNFLGGADFDNLIVEKIIVPQIEAKANVTNLWKDIKAKSSTYKGLYFELLKKAEEAKKELSVYPETEIEIDIDINNDNLFDQIIITRAQFEDVIAPKVEQTITFIKKVISQNQLINSQIERLILIGGSTYVPLIKERIKEETGILVDSSIDPTSAVVDGAAYFAGSKPTTIETVEEKVVEETKTVIDAHFFYEQNTRDLEELVSCKVAGNNLKYRITRVDGGYDSSVKTIENNGFSEFVPLLKGQLNRFKIQFLDTDLNVLTTVNSVAINQGSYNVLGQPLPIDICMEIDDLDAATTRLEQIFKKGSILPLKKKIYKTASKTILKGSDANLIINIVEGQSKGLPSSGLSIGYIEFSGKDLEDDLIKGTDIEIELEITESRDLKINVYLQACDQEFKNVFSQSERAISISKINMEVNAVLADVEQLIKEQVEEENYEYSNKLEQLRVGLIEVQIETTYLNDDDVSDQKYQLDDKKRKLIQEFDSLTRNKVIALEIEEYNASKEGVEWLVNKEENEKYRPKYLKLIANEKEVVNSGDKYLIRAKIKELDVLYNSILQSSDENYISYFLGLKFSYEFTNTKKAEKLIKQGDEAIERGDYKSLKHIVFALYALLPDSEKEKQKHFKDDSKTGLQ from the coding sequence ATGAAGACTATAAACTTTGCTATTGATTTAGGAACCACTAATAGTTTAATTGCTAATTATAATAATGGAGCTATTAAAATATACAACAACCCTCTAGGTTTAAAACAAACCTTGCCATCTTGTGTCGCTTTTAGGGGTAACAGAACCATTATTGGTGATAAGGCTTTAGATTACCTTGAAAAGGATGCTGAGAACGTATGCATGCTCTTTAAACGTAAAATGGGAACACAAGAAACCTATTTTATACCGTCAATAGATAGAGAAGTATCTCCAATAGAATTGTCTTCATTGATTTTAAAAGAGCTTAAAAACTTTGTAACTGATACTGATCAATTACAAACTGCTGTAATAACCATTCCTGCATCTTTTGATACTATTCAATCCAATGCAACAAAAAAAGCAGGATACTTAGCTGGTTTTAAAGAGGTTGTTCTGTTACAAGAACCTATAGCTGCTTGTTTAGCGTTTGCTAATCAATCCAACTTAGATATAGAAGGTTCTAAACACTGGATTGTTTACGATTTTGGAGGAGGAACTTTTGATGTAGCTTTGGTTGAAGTTAATGATAGAGAATTGAAAGTTATTGATAACGAAGGTGATAACTTTTTAGGAGGTGCTGATTTTGACAATTTAATTGTCGAAAAAATTATAGTACCACAAATTGAAGCTAAAGCTAATGTAACTAATCTTTGGAAGGATATAAAAGCTAAATCTAGTACTTATAAGGGCTTATATTTTGAATTGCTCAAAAAGGCAGAAGAAGCTAAAAAAGAATTGTCTGTTTATCCAGAAACAGAAATTGAAATAGATATAGATATAAATAATGATAATTTATTTGATCAGATAATAATTACCAGAGCGCAATTTGAAGATGTTATTGCACCAAAGGTAGAGCAAACAATTACGTTTATAAAAAAGGTCATATCTCAAAACCAGTTAATTAATTCTCAAATAGAGCGCTTAATTTTAATAGGAGGTAGTACCTATGTGCCTTTAATTAAAGAACGCATTAAAGAAGAAACTGGAATTTTAGTAGATTCTAGCATAGATCCAACATCTGCAGTAGTAGATGGAGCAGCTTATTTCGCAGGATCAAAACCAACAACTATTGAAACTGTAGAAGAGAAAGTAGTTGAGGAGACTAAAACTGTAATAGACGCTCATTTTTTTTACGAACAAAACACTAGAGATTTAGAAGAGTTAGTGTCTTGTAAAGTAGCAGGTAACAACTTAAAATACAGAATCACAAGAGTAGATGGTGGCTATGATTCTAGCGTGAAAACCATCGAAAACAATGGGTTTTCTGAATTTGTTCCACTATTAAAAGGACAACTAAACCGTTTTAAAATTCAATTTTTAGATACAGATTTAAACGTATTAACAACCGTGAACTCTGTAGCAATTAATCAAGGAAGCTATAATGTCTTAGGACAACCGTTGCCTATAGATATTTGTATGGAAATTGACGATTTGGATGCAGCAACTACTCGACTAGAACAAATTTTCAAAAAAGGAAGTATTTTACCTTTAAAAAAGAAAATTTATAAAACAGCATCTAAAACTATTCTTAAAGGATCTGATGCTAATCTAATCATAAACATCGTTGAAGGACAATCTAAAGGACTGCCAAGTTCTGGATTGAGTATTGGTTATATTGAGTTTTCTGGTAAAGACTTAGAAGACGATTTAATTAAAGGGACTGATATTGAAATAGAATTAGAAATCACAGAATCCAGAGATTTAAAAATTAATGTCTATTTGCAAGCTTGTGACCAAGAATTTAAAAATGTTTTTAGTCAGTCAGAACGTGCAATAAGCATCAGCAAAATCAATATGGAAGTCAATGCTGTACTAGCAGATGTTGAACAACTTATTAAAGAACAAGTTGAGGAAGAAAATTATGAATACTCTAACAAATTAGAACAATTAAGAGTTGGGTTAATTGAAGTACAGATTGAAACTACCTATTTAAATGATGATGACGTTTCAGACCAAAAGTACCAATTAGATGATAAGAAAAGAAAGCTTATCCAAGAGTTTGATAGTTTAACTAGAAACAAAGTAATTGCTTTAGAAATTGAAGAATATAATGCATCGAAAGAAGGTGTCGAATGGTTGGTTAATAAAGAGGAAAATGAAAAATACAGACCTAAATATCTTAAATTAATTGCTAATGAAAAAGAAGTAGTTAATTCTGGAGATAAATATCTTATTAGGGCTAAAATTAAAGAATTAGATGTGTTATATAATTCCATCTTACAATCTAGTGATGAAAATTATATCTCTTACTTTTTAGGGTTGAAATTTAGTTACGAATTTACTAATACTAAAAAAGCAGAAAAGCTAATTAAACAAGGTGATGAAGCAATTGAACGTGGAGATTACAAGTCATTAAAGCATATTGTATTTGCTTTGTATGCTTTATTACCAGATTCTGAAAAAGAAAAGCAAAAGCACTTTAAAGACGATAGTAAAACAGGGTTACAATAG